A single Tenacibaculum sp. Bg11-29 DNA region contains:
- a CDS encoding GNAT family N-acetyltransferase, whose amino-acid sequence MIFIRKIKKLKEEHWCEVAIIYKDGIDTKKATFRARVPKWNDWNENHHTHSRFVAIDNDEIIGWCAIAPVSKREAYKGVAEVSVYVSLDSSDKGVGGELIKKLIKSSEENGIWTLYASLFPENIGSVKLYPKNEFRLIGVREKIAEQDCVWRDTVLYERRSKKL is encoded by the coding sequence ATCATTTTTATTAGGAAAATTAAAAAACTAAAAGAAGAACATTGGTGTGAAGTTGCAATTATTTATAAAGACGGTATAGATACAAAAAAGGCAACTTTTAGAGCTAGAGTTCCAAAATGGAATGATTGGAATGAAAACCATCATACGCATTCAAGATTTGTAGCAATAGATAACGATGAGATAATTGGGTGGTGCGCAATTGCACCTGTTTCTAAAAGAGAAGCCTATAAAGGTGTGGCAGAAGTAAGTGTATATGTTTCTTTGGATTCTTCAGACAAAGGAGTTGGAGGAGAATTAATAAAAAAACTTATAAAATCATCTGAAGAAAACGGGATTTGGACTTTATATGCTAGTTTATTTCCTGAAAATATAGGAAGTGTTAAGCTATATCCTAAAAATGAATTTAGATTAATTGGTGTTAGAGAAAAAATAGCAGAACAAGATTGTGTATGGAGAGATACTGTTTTGTATGAACGTAGAAGTAAAAAGCTTTAA
- a CDS encoding AIR synthase related protein, with amino-acid sequence MSNEVSKRYAQRGVSASKEDVHNAIKNIDKGLFPKAFCKIVPDYLTNDEDYCLIMHADGAGTKSSLAYMYWKETGDISVWKGIAQDALIMNIDDLLCVGATDNIMLSSTIGRNKSKIPGEVLSAIINGTEELIEDLKGFGVTIHSTGGETADVGDLVRTIIVDSTVTARMKRTDVVDNANIKAGDVIVGLESFGQASYETEYNGGMGSNGLTSARHDVFDNYLAAKYPESYDAAVPADLVYSGKAKLTDAVENSPIDAGKLVLSPTRTYAPIIKEILSKFNSDTVHGMIHCSGGAQTKILHFVDALHIVKDNMFPIPPLFKLIQEQSKTDWKEMYQVFNCGHRMELYVSPEIAENIIAISKSYNVNAQIVGRVEASETKKLTINSEFGTFEY; translated from the coding sequence ATGAGTAACGAAGTATCTAAGCGCTATGCACAACGCGGAGTTTCAGCATCTAAAGAAGATGTGCATAATGCAATTAAGAATATCGATAAAGGATTATTTCCGAAAGCTTTCTGTAAAATTGTTCCAGATTATTTAACAAACGATGAAGATTATTGTTTGATTATGCATGCTGATGGAGCAGGTACAAAATCATCGTTAGCATACATGTATTGGAAAGAAACAGGAGATATTTCTGTTTGGAAAGGTATTGCGCAAGATGCTTTAATAATGAATATCGACGATTTGTTATGTGTTGGTGCTACAGATAACATTATGTTATCTTCTACTATTGGACGTAATAAAAGTAAAATTCCAGGAGAAGTTTTATCTGCAATTATTAACGGAACTGAAGAGTTAATTGAAGATCTTAAAGGTTTTGGAGTAACGATTCATTCTACAGGAGGTGAAACTGCCGATGTTGGTGATTTAGTACGTACAATTATTGTAGATTCTACAGTAACAGCTCGTATGAAACGTACTGATGTTGTTGATAATGCAAATATAAAAGCAGGCGATGTAATTGTTGGTTTAGAATCTTTTGGACAAGCAAGTTATGAAACTGAATATAATGGCGGAATGGGCTCTAACGGATTAACTTCTGCAAGACACGATGTTTTTGATAATTATTTAGCGGCTAAATATCCTGAAAGTTATGATGCAGCAGTTCCTGCAGATTTAGTATATTCAGGAAAAGCAAAATTAACTGATGCTGTTGAAAATTCTCCAATTGATGCTGGTAAATTAGTATTGTCTCCAACAAGAACGTATGCACCAATTATTAAAGAAATTTTATCAAAATTTAATTCAGATACTGTTCACGGAATGATTCATTGTTCTGGTGGAGCACAAACTAAAATTTTACATTTTGTAGATGCACTACATATTGTAAAAGATAATATGTTTCCAATACCTCCTTTATTTAAATTGATACAAGAACAATCTAAAACAGATTGGAAAGAAATGTATCAAGTATTTAACTGTGGGCATAGAATGGAGCTTTATGTATCTCCAGAAATAGCTGAAAATATTATAGCTATTTCTAAATCATACAATGTAAATGCTCAAATTGTAGGTAGAGTAGAAGCTTCTGAAACTAAGAAATTAACTATAAATAGTGAATTTGGAACTTTTGAATATTAA
- a CDS encoding MATE family efflux transporter: MKFTLRKPKKKHDFINDSLWKLMLKLSIPAILGMMVVSINGLIDIFYTSYFIGIKAFTGVSMLFPLMLVVTSVTVFVAAGSASVLSRAIGANNIEIQQKIIPNMIALSLIGAAIITIPGIIFSHEIVSLLGISEELFTYALNYYTVYILGAFFSIYGLSANSLIRAEGKIGQAMRFTLISVVLNLLLTPLFIGVFDMGVAGAAWSSILTMFLYSALTSLYFIQGKATFSTTKFRIKLEPKILKSVLSIGFSAFSMQLSNIFRQFILFRLVVIYGNLEAMAFFNAAFRMFSFLAIPILGLYQSMQPIIGINYGAKKKHRCIKSVSIYRLAGITLGIVLVIPMLIFPEVIINIMLPNKELSQTEILNLQMILCILLFIPISSSSIVLFQGIGKAKLATLLPVGRQLFLFVPIILIFTKYYTIQGVYYGLLLESALYALVLWIISRRTLQKL; encoded by the coding sequence ATGAAATTTACATTGCGAAAGCCTAAAAAAAAACACGATTTTATTAACGATAGTTTATGGAAACTAATGTTAAAACTATCTATCCCTGCTATTTTAGGGATGATGGTTGTATCTATTAATGGGCTCATTGATATATTTTACACTAGTTATTTTATAGGAATCAAAGCCTTTACAGGGGTATCAATGTTGTTTCCTTTAATGCTAGTAGTTACAAGTGTTACTGTTTTTGTTGCTGCTGGCTCCGCATCGGTTCTTAGTAGAGCTATAGGTGCAAATAATATTGAAATTCAACAAAAAATAATCCCTAATATGATAGCACTATCCTTAATTGGAGCTGCTATAATCACAATCCCTGGCATAATTTTTTCTCATGAAATAGTTTCACTATTAGGTATATCAGAAGAATTATTCACCTATGCTTTAAATTATTATACCGTATATATTCTTGGTGCATTTTTTAGTATCTACGGGCTTTCAGCCAATAGTTTAATACGCGCTGAAGGTAAAATAGGCCAAGCCATGCGTTTTACTTTAATCTCTGTAGTCCTAAACCTTCTACTAACTCCTTTATTTATTGGAGTATTTGACATGGGAGTTGCTGGGGCTGCATGGAGCAGTATTCTAACAATGTTTTTATATAGCGCCTTAACATCTTTATATTTCATTCAAGGAAAGGCAACATTTAGCACCACTAAGTTTCGTATAAAATTAGAACCTAAAATTCTTAAGAGTGTCTTAAGTATTGGCTTTTCAGCATTTTCAATGCAGCTCTCTAATATATTTAGACAGTTTATATTATTTAGATTAGTAGTAATATATGGTAACCTAGAGGCAATGGCTTTTTTTAATGCAGCTTTTAGAATGTTTTCCTTTTTAGCGATTCCTATTTTAGGACTTTATCAGTCAATGCAACCAATTATCGGAATTAATTATGGTGCCAAAAAAAAACACAGGTGTATTAAAAGTGTCTCTATTTATAGGCTAGCAGGAATTACGCTTGGTATAGTACTGGTAATTCCTATGCTTATTTTTCCTGAAGTTATAATTAATATTATGCTACCTAATAAAGAACTTAGTCAAACAGAAATATTAAATCTGCAAATGATTTTGTGCATTTTATTATTTATACCAATATCATCTAGTAGCATCGTACTTTTTCAAGGTATAGGTAAAGCTAAATTGGCTACCTTATTGCCAGTAGGTCGTCAGCTATTCCTTTTCGTTCCAATTATATTAATTTTCACCAAATACTACACTATTCAAGGAGTGTATTATGGCCTTTTATTAGAAAGTGCACTTTATGCTTTAGTTTTATGGATTATATCTCGACGAACTCTTCAAAAACTATAA
- a CDS encoding DUF3526 domain-containing protein, whose product MKSQIFLIAKKELKGVIRQSSLKILFTIIIILLGFAVYGGHIAYKHQITMVETAQEERRAEWLDQGNKHPHIAAHYGTFVFKQKTLLSLFDFGLDTYTGTSVYLEAHYPHEFMFRPVQGYGNMIRFGELSAALVLQLLLPLLIIFITFQTFTKERETGTFKLLVSQGVSIRTIYLGKVLAYFIIISIIIVPFFTALYFVGINETTNSVIRDMELRIVLLFLVYIGYLWTFTNFSVWISLKSSNSRSALLTLLIFWVVTGIIIPKTSANLGETLHPLPSMKIYKEGIQHDIANGMAINESKEKRLVKLKENYLQKYNVDSIHKLPLNFSGIEMQEGEEYANKVYDFHEKKLHKKFELQNKTESLMSFVAPYIAIRNLSMAFTATDWHSFNDFQRKTKTYRRHLIRTMNNDMAKNSRHGEFYEYKAGKNLWETISDFKYKTLFVTKVLKYYRIELASLTFWFLAMLLLIPSSFKSKMI is encoded by the coding sequence ATGAAGAGTCAAATCTTTTTAATTGCTAAAAAAGAACTTAAAGGTGTAATCAGACAAAGTTCCTTAAAAATTTTGTTTACCATAATTATAATTCTATTGGGGTTTGCTGTATATGGAGGTCATATTGCCTATAAACATCAAATTACCATGGTAGAAACTGCTCAAGAAGAGAGAAGGGCTGAATGGTTAGATCAAGGAAATAAACATCCTCATATTGCCGCACACTATGGAACCTTTGTTTTTAAACAAAAAACACTTCTTAGTCTTTTCGATTTTGGTTTAGATACATACACAGGAACTTCTGTTTACTTAGAAGCTCACTATCCTCACGAATTCATGTTCAGACCTGTACAGGGATACGGAAATATGATTCGTTTTGGTGAATTAAGCGCTGCATTGGTACTTCAATTATTATTACCACTCCTTATTATATTTATAACTTTTCAAACTTTCACCAAAGAAAGGGAAACAGGAACTTTTAAGCTATTGGTTAGTCAAGGTGTTTCAATAAGAACTATTTATTTAGGTAAGGTTTTGGCTTACTTTATAATTATTTCAATAATAATAGTCCCGTTTTTTACAGCACTTTATTTCGTAGGAATAAATGAAACAACTAATTCAGTGATAAGAGATATGGAACTTCGCATCGTACTCCTATTTCTTGTTTATATTGGATATTTATGGACTTTTACAAATTTTTCTGTGTGGATATCTCTTAAATCTTCTAACTCAAGAAGCGCTCTTTTAACACTCTTAATATTTTGGGTGGTAACCGGAATTATTATTCCTAAAACTTCGGCAAACTTAGGTGAAACACTACACCCATTACCTTCTATGAAAATATACAAAGAAGGTATACAACATGATATTGCAAATGGAATGGCAATAAATGAATCTAAAGAAAAAAGGTTAGTCAAACTAAAAGAAAATTATTTACAAAAATATAATGTTGATTCCATTCATAAACTCCCCTTAAATTTTAGTGGAATAGAAATGCAAGAAGGTGAAGAGTACGCTAATAAAGTATACGATTTTCATGAAAAAAAACTACATAAAAAATTTGAGCTTCAAAATAAAACAGAAAGCTTAATGAGCTTTGTTGCCCCCTACATAGCTATTAGAAATCTTTCTATGGCTTTTACTGCTACCGACTGGCACAGTTTCAATGATTTTCAAAGAAAAACAAAAACATACCGCAGGCATTTAATACGAACAATGAATAATGACATGGCAAAAAATTCACGCCATGGAGAGTTTTATGAGTACAAAGCTGGAAAAAACTTATGGGAAACAATCTCAGATTTCAAGTATAAAACACTTTTTGTAACCAAAGTATTAAAATATTACAGGATAGAACTAGCTTCATTAACCTTTTGGTTTTTGGCAATGTTACTTCTAATACCCTCTTCTTTTAAAAGCAAAATGATATGA
- a CDS encoding class I SAM-dependent methyltransferase, translating into MWKVHYDKVGKENHPPAYTLSQALVLMKSKGDLNEFKAIDLGCGNGVDTFAMLNEGLEVLAIDKESDSLLHIQKNIKTEHIPKITFKSTSFESLKELPSVDLVNATFSLPFCHPDKFENLWAVILKSINTKGYFCGHFFGVKDSWSSNNEMIFHDEKAIKSLFEGFELLYFKETTKEGKTLSGKEKFWHVFHVVAQKK; encoded by the coding sequence ATGTGGAAAGTACATTACGATAAAGTAGGTAAAGAAAATCATCCTCCTGCTTATACACTGAGTCAGGCGTTAGTTTTAATGAAAAGTAAAGGTGATTTAAACGAATTTAAAGCTATTGATTTAGGCTGTGGTAATGGGGTGGATACTTTTGCGATGCTAAATGAAGGTTTAGAGGTATTGGCTATAGATAAAGAATCAGATTCTTTGTTGCATATACAAAAGAATATAAAGACTGAACACATACCCAAAATTACTTTTAAAAGTACTTCTTTTGAAAGTTTAAAAGAGTTGCCTAGTGTTGATCTGGTTAATGCAACCTTTTCTTTGCCTTTTTGCCATCCAGATAAATTTGAAAATCTTTGGGCTGTTATTCTTAAAAGTATTAATACTAAAGGTTATTTTTGTGGGCATTTTTTTGGAGTAAAGGACTCATGGAGTTCTAATAATGAAATGATCTTTCACGATGAAAAGGCTATAAAGAGTTTATTTGAAGGTTTTGAATTATTATATTTTAAGGAAACTACTAAAGAAGGAAAAACATTATCAGGGAAAGAAAAATTTTGGCATGTTTTTCATGTTGTAGCTCAAAAAAAATAA
- a CDS encoding DUF3526 domain-containing protein: protein MKLILLLWQREGISIIRNIFQMILLISIVFLGIYAIYYGYSTITKQQKTIENVQTIEKNEFKNYINSFSNKRTSVKEKQLFNIASDPAYAWYRHEYHAVLNPHSLAHMSLGQRDIEPYYRKLTAASLYYQLFENELANPLKLYIGNFDLSFVLIYLFPLLIIVFTYGLYAEEKENGMLPLLRLQTVGLRKILLIRISFYYLLIVGLGILLSSIGFFIAPKTENLTIFLWIATILCYFSFWFALMFFLVSLKKNSSLTAISAAGLWLLFLIVLPAILNVYANIAYPIDNMSLADITRRKSLENEEDLDEAKAVIEEYLHHRDDLKGAKALIDVNTMSKAYAAFTALNDNHHKKEVVDYFNQIELRQKWISLFQWANPAVNTQSILNEITETDAVIFQAFHQSITNFHKEITHFYFDKLFLNKQIKNKDYENLPKFNLTVDYISKIQNIKGGLIEIIIISFFLFGLSLVLFNKTIFLKALKK, encoded by the coding sequence ATGAAGTTAATTTTACTATTATGGCAACGTGAAGGTATTTCTATTATTAGAAATATCTTTCAAATGATTCTATTAATCTCCATTGTTTTTTTAGGAATCTATGCGATATATTATGGGTATTCTACAATAACGAAACAACAGAAAACAATTGAAAATGTTCAAACTATTGAAAAAAATGAATTTAAGAACTATATAAATAGTTTCAGTAACAAACGTACATCCGTCAAAGAAAAACAATTATTCAATATAGCTTCTGACCCAGCTTACGCATGGTATAGACATGAATATCATGCGGTTTTAAATCCTCATAGTTTAGCGCATATGTCATTAGGCCAAAGAGATATAGAACCTTATTACCGTAAACTAACAGCTGCGAGCCTATATTATCAATTGTTTGAAAATGAATTAGCCAATCCTCTAAAACTATACATAGGAAATTTTGACCTTTCTTTTGTTCTTATTTATTTATTTCCCTTACTTATAATAGTCTTTACTTACGGATTATACGCTGAAGAAAAAGAAAACGGAATGCTTCCTCTATTAAGGTTACAAACCGTAGGATTAAGAAAAATATTATTGATTAGAATTTCTTTTTATTACCTCTTAATTGTAGGCTTAGGAATCCTTTTATCTTCTATTGGTTTTTTTATAGCTCCTAAAACAGAAAATTTAACCATCTTTTTATGGATAGCTACCATTTTATGCTACTTCAGTTTTTGGTTTGCTTTAATGTTCTTTTTAGTTAGTCTTAAAAAAAACTCTTCTCTAACAGCAATCTCTGCTGCTGGTTTATGGCTTCTATTTCTAATTGTTTTACCAGCCATATTAAATGTATATGCAAACATTGCATACCCAATAGATAATATGTCGCTTGCTGATATTACCCGAAGAAAAAGCCTCGAAAACGAAGAAGATTTAGACGAAGCTAAGGCTGTTATTGAGGAATATTTACACCATCGAGATGACTTAAAAGGTGCTAAGGCTTTAATTGATGTAAACACAATGTCCAAAGCTTATGCTGCCTTTACCGCACTCAACGACAACCACCATAAAAAGGAAGTCGTTGATTATTTTAACCAAATTGAACTACGTCAAAAATGGATTTCATTATTTCAATGGGCTAATCCTGCTGTAAATACACAAAGTATTTTGAATGAAATTACCGAAACGGATGCTGTAATTTTTCAAGCCTTTCATCAATCAATTACTAATTTTCACAAAGAGATTACTCATTTTTATTTCGATAAATTGTTTTTAAACAAACAAATAAAAAATAAAGACTACGAAAATCTTCCTAAATTCAATTTAACAGTAGACTACATATCCAAAATCCAAAATATTAAAGGTGGTTTAATAGAAATTATAATCATCTCTTTTTTCCTTTTTGGTTTATCATTAGTTCTTTTCAATAAAACTATTTTCTTAAAGGCCCTTAAAAAATAG